From Streptomyces qinzhouensis, one genomic window encodes:
- a CDS encoding bifunctional DNA primase/polymerase: protein MTHDHPPLLQVALDLARRGVSVLPLREKRPPANCSACRDIACGGRPHMREPGPCRCPLPCHGWAAATTDPDTLTSPQWAADWHHATAVAYHPGGAGLTVVDLDNPAAVTWAHRALPPTRTVATTRGEHWIYRGTMQSRNAVRDGVDIKSLMQYARWLGPGTGTMAHLPDVVRALVVHESPRPAPVRPSPTRDASRYAVAVLDREAASVATTSEGGRQAALLRAVRAVGRFVAWGDLDRTTVETAFTGAAESAGLPPGEYRATIRKALDYSIRTALPRKTA from the coding sequence ATGACCCATGACCACCCGCCCCTGCTACAGGTCGCCCTCGACCTGGCCCGGCGAGGAGTGTCCGTGCTCCCGCTGCGGGAGAAGCGGCCGCCGGCCAACTGCTCCGCATGCCGGGACATCGCGTGCGGGGGCCGCCCGCACATGCGGGAACCGGGCCCCTGCCGCTGCCCGCTGCCGTGCCACGGATGGGCAGCCGCCACAACAGACCCGGACACCCTCACATCTCCCCAGTGGGCCGCCGACTGGCACCACGCCACCGCCGTCGCCTACCACCCCGGCGGCGCCGGACTCACCGTGGTCGACCTGGACAACCCGGCCGCCGTCACCTGGGCCCACCGGGCCCTCCCTCCCACCCGGACCGTGGCCACCACACGCGGGGAACACTGGATCTACCGGGGCACCATGCAGTCGCGCAACGCCGTCCGGGACGGCGTCGACATCAAGTCCCTGATGCAGTACGCCCGCTGGCTCGGGCCCGGCACCGGCACCATGGCGCACCTGCCGGACGTCGTGCGCGCACTCGTGGTGCACGAGTCGCCGAGGCCCGCGCCGGTCCGGCCCTCCCCCACCCGCGACGCCAGCCGGTACGCCGTCGCGGTCCTCGACCGGGAAGCGGCGTCGGTGGCCACCACGTCCGAGGGAGGAAGGCAGGCCGCTCTCCTGCGGGCCGTACGGGCGGTAGGCCGGTTCGTCGCCTGGGGAGACCTCGACCGCACCACCGTCGAAACGGCTTTTACCGGCGCTGCCGAGTCGGCGGGACTCCCGCCGGGCGAGTACCGCGCCACGATCCGCAAGGCCCTCGACTACTCCATCCGTACCGCCCTGCCCCGGAAGACGGCATGA
- a CDS encoding helix-turn-helix domain-containing protein yields MSTAVRTIEPLLYTPEEAAVALRMGRSTLYELMAAGVLEYVKQGRSRRIRVSTLKAYVATLNAS; encoded by the coding sequence ATGAGTACCGCCGTCCGCACCATCGAGCCCCTTCTCTACACCCCCGAGGAAGCTGCCGTAGCCCTGCGCATGGGCCGGTCCACCCTCTACGAACTGATGGCCGCCGGGGTTCTGGAGTACGTCAAACAGGGCCGCTCACGGCGTATCCGCGTCAGCACCCTGAAGGCGTACGTCGCCACCCTCAACGCAAGCTGA
- a CDS encoding ABC transporter ATP-binding protein produces MASVTFDKATRLYPGSTKPAVDQLEIEIEDGEFLVLVGPSGCGKSTSLRMLAGLEDVNGGSIRIGDREVTHLPPKDRDIAMVFQNYALYPHMSVADNMGFALKIAGVNKAEIRAKVEEAAKILDLTEYLGRKPKALSGGQRQRVAMGRAIVREPQVFLMDEPLSNLDAKLRVSTRTQIASLQRRLGITTVYVTHDQTEALTMGDRVAVLKDGLLQQVDSPRNMYDRPANLFVAGFIGSPAMNLVAVPITDGGVKFGNSVVPVSREALSAAADRGDTTVTVGIRPEHLDVVEHNGAAASLSKEATDAPAGLAISVNVVEELGSDSFVYGSARVGGEDKDLVVRVGGRSAPEKGSELHVVPRAAELHVFSTSTGERLSD; encoded by the coding sequence ATGGCGTCCGTAACGTTCGACAAGGCCACCCGGCTCTACCCGGGCAGCACCAAGCCCGCCGTCGACCAGCTGGAGATCGAGATCGAGGACGGGGAGTTCCTCGTGCTCGTCGGTCCCTCCGGCTGTGGCAAGTCCACCTCCCTGCGGATGCTCGCGGGCCTGGAGGACGTCAACGGCGGTTCGATCCGCATCGGTGACCGGGAAGTCACGCACCTGCCGCCGAAGGACCGGGACATCGCCATGGTGTTCCAGAACTACGCGCTGTACCCGCATATGAGCGTCGCCGACAACATGGGCTTCGCGCTCAAGATCGCCGGGGTCAACAAGGCGGAGATCCGGGCGAAGGTCGAAGAGGCCGCGAAGATCCTCGACCTCACCGAGTACCTGGGGCGCAAGCCGAAGGCGCTCTCCGGCGGTCAGCGTCAGCGGGTGGCGATGGGCCGGGCCATCGTGCGTGAGCCGCAGGTGTTCCTCATGGACGAGCCGCTGTCGAACCTCGACGCCAAGCTCCGGGTCTCCACCCGTACCCAGATCGCGTCCCTCCAGCGCCGCCTCGGGATCACCACGGTCTACGTCACCCACGACCAGACCGAGGCCCTCACCATGGGCGACCGGGTCGCCGTCCTCAAGGACGGGCTGCTCCAGCAGGTCGACTCCCCGCGCAACATGTACGACCGCCCGGCGAACCTCTTCGTCGCCGGCTTCATCGGCTCCCCCGCGATGAACCTCGTCGCGGTGCCGATCACCGACGGCGGAGTGAAGTTCGGCAACAGTGTGGTGCCGGTCTCCCGCGAGGCGCTGAGCGCCGCCGCCGACCGCGGTGACACCACGGTGACCGTGGGCATCCGCCCCGAGCACCTCGATGTCGTCGAGCACAACGGCGCCGCCGCCTCCCTCTCCAAGGAGGCCACCGACGCCCCCGCCGGGCTCGCGATCTCCGTCAACGTCGTCGAGGAGCTGGGCTCCGACAGCTTCGTCTACGGCTCCGCCCGCGTCGGCGGCGAGGACAAGGACCTGGTGGTCCGCGTCGGCGGCCGGTCCGCCCCGGAGAAGGGCTCCGAGCTGCACGTCGTGCCGCGCGCGGCCGAGCTCCACGTCTTCTCCACCTCGACGGGCGAGCGCCTCTCCGACTGA
- a CDS encoding GntR family transcriptional regulator produces MSPKWRELADRLADQIRSGEYAPGERLPHIRDLVEAGEGSKTTVHQAYKALEAEGLVTSSRGHGTVVRPQPRLKRLGIARYDKAKWRDGDEVAFIADRVASGRAYKRGEQTQTISLVAAPSAVAAGLGVPEGAEVYARARLVKEGQQPTHTLTSYYRPEHVAGTRLVDPTPGPAGRGGGFRVLYDAGYEIDHMKERLFARVPTPDEVTLLQLPPGEPVVELHRTTYTVGGTVVEFAIGVHAATRFAWEYDFEVPDSTAQKTNEEGHPRAE; encoded by the coding sequence ATGTCGCCTAAGTGGCGAGAGCTGGCGGACAGGCTGGCCGACCAGATCAGGAGCGGGGAGTACGCCCCGGGGGAGCGTCTTCCCCATATCAGGGACCTCGTCGAAGCAGGTGAAGGCTCTAAAACCACGGTTCACCAGGCGTACAAGGCCCTCGAAGCTGAGGGGCTTGTGACTTCGTCACGGGGACACGGCACCGTGGTTCGCCCGCAGCCCCGACTGAAGCGGCTCGGCATCGCTCGGTACGACAAGGCCAAGTGGCGGGACGGCGACGAGGTGGCTTTCATCGCGGACCGCGTGGCCTCGGGGCGCGCGTATAAGCGGGGCGAGCAGACACAAACGATCAGCCTGGTGGCGGCACCCTCCGCTGTCGCCGCCGGACTCGGCGTGCCGGAGGGTGCCGAGGTGTACGCGCGGGCCCGGCTCGTGAAGGAAGGCCAGCAGCCGACACACACCCTGACCAGCTACTACCGACCCGAGCACGTTGCCGGGACCCGGCTGGTAGACCCGACTCCGGGCCCGGCCGGCCGTGGCGGAGGCTTCCGTGTGCTCTACGACGCCGGGTACGAGATCGACCACATGAAGGAGAGGCTCTTCGCCCGGGTCCCCACGCCGGATGAGGTCACGCTGTTGCAGTTGCCACCAGGGGAACCCGTCGTCGAGCTGCACCGAACGACCTACACGGTGGGCGGTACCGTGGTCGAGTTCGCAATCGGCGTGCATGCCGCCACGCGTTTCGCGTGGGAGTACGACTTCGAGGTTCCTGACTCCACTGCCCAGAAGACCAACGAGGAAGGGCACCCCCGTGCCGAGTGA
- a CDS encoding DUF6284 family protein: protein MGIVPDLTIADAAIAFAPWLEPTAAELDAIEAEMPLIAAEIDLLDVQITTLDRVPSELDGQRVRRVRRRALAARRDLANRTTTTAWAGGAA, encoded by the coding sequence ATGGGCATTGTCCCTGATCTGACGATCGCCGATGCGGCGATCGCTTTCGCCCCGTGGCTGGAGCCGACGGCGGCGGAGCTGGACGCCATCGAGGCGGAGATGCCGCTGATCGCGGCGGAGATCGACCTGCTGGATGTGCAGATCACGACCCTGGACAGGGTCCCGAGCGAGCTGGACGGGCAGCGCGTCCGTCGCGTGCGGCGCCGTGCGCTGGCCGCGCGCCGGGACCTGGCGAACCGCACCACCACCACTGCGTGGGCGGGGGGTGCGGCGTGA
- a CDS encoding nucleotidyltransferase family protein, with the protein MPTYPTQAVILAGGQGSRLRPYTDDRPKPMVEIPGTGVPIIGHQLAWLAAEGVTDVVVSCGHLAEVLQKWLESTDLPLSVTTVVETEPLGRGGGLKYAAAHLPHPDQPWYATNGDIWTRFSLRDMAAFHTERAATATLALARPRIPWGAVETDAFGHITDFIESPPSPFLINAGVYVFSAAFRDLLPDIGDHERTTFPGLARERRLAGFPLPQGAYWRAIDTAKDLTEAAKELASQGG; encoded by the coding sequence ATGCCCACGTATCCGACGCAGGCCGTCATCCTGGCCGGTGGCCAGGGCTCGCGGCTGCGCCCGTACACCGACGACCGTCCCAAGCCGATGGTCGAGATCCCGGGCACCGGGGTCCCGATCATCGGCCATCAGCTGGCCTGGCTGGCCGCCGAGGGCGTGACGGATGTCGTCGTCTCCTGCGGCCACCTCGCCGAGGTGCTCCAGAAGTGGCTGGAGAGCACCGACCTCCCGCTCTCCGTCACCACCGTCGTGGAGACCGAACCGCTGGGCCGCGGCGGCGGACTGAAGTACGCGGCCGCGCATCTGCCCCACCCGGACCAGCCCTGGTACGCCACCAACGGCGATATCTGGACCCGGTTCTCGCTCCGTGACATGGCCGCGTTCCACACCGAGCGCGCCGCCACCGCCACCCTCGCCCTGGCCCGGCCCCGGATCCCCTGGGGTGCCGTCGAGACCGACGCCTTCGGGCACATCACGGACTTCATCGAGTCGCCGCCGTCGCCGTTCCTCATCAACGCCGGTGTGTATGTGTTCTCCGCGGCCTTCCGCGATCTGCTGCCGGACATCGGCGACCATGAGCGCACCACCTTCCCCGGGCTCGCGCGCGAGCGGCGCCTGGCCGGCTTCCCGCTGCCGCAGGGCGCCTACTGGCGTGCCATCGACACCGCGAAGGACCTGACGGAGGCGGCCAAGGAGCTCGCCTCGCAGGGGGGATAG
- a CDS encoding RRQRL motif-containing zinc-binding protein codes for MSPAYGRCWDPTGAQYGIPTYPWRLAPDGYATRRQLRAEGLRPGGQPVAAQLMRRSPRRPGGVSVAYLYRVELALPVRRMTSRRWGALALAMLARRTCPQCRTDAGYVIPTSLGMCVTCAYPDQTPAAA; via the coding sequence GTGAGCCCCGCCTACGGCCGCTGCTGGGACCCGACCGGCGCCCAATACGGCATCCCCACCTACCCCTGGCGCCTCGCCCCGGACGGCTACGCCACTCGCCGACAGCTCCGGGCCGAAGGGCTCCGGCCCGGCGGGCAGCCGGTGGCCGCGCAGCTCATGCGGCGCTCCCCGCGCCGTCCCGGCGGGGTGAGCGTTGCGTACCTGTACCGGGTCGAACTGGCTTTGCCGGTGCGGCGGATGACGAGTAGGCGGTGGGGCGCGCTCGCTCTGGCGATGCTCGCCCGCCGCACCTGCCCCCAGTGCCGGACCGACGCCGGGTACGTCATCCCGACATCGCTCGGCATGTGTGTGACCTGCGCCTACCCCGACCAGACTCCGGCCGCCGCGTGA
- a CDS encoding PP2C family serine/threonine-protein phosphatase: MTVITATATRKGTRPHNADTVTVHRLPGTPMVAAALVDGIGNTDDVVEFSRTAAQIAARVGARRGALLGVLAAAEMAAAPPGVQVEDGVAVVAVTSEESGTTSIAWTGDSRVYGWTGTRLVQRSTDQTMGTWLREWGGTAVTLHRDGCPDETVPTETAALVLDDYARAALGRSSIATVPLCQITDALVVLTSDGVHGQMPHDTLEALVRAHETDPQALADAIVAAARADATGYRDDATAAVIRITT; encoded by the coding sequence ATGACCGTGATCACCGCCACCGCCACCCGGAAGGGCACCCGCCCCCACAACGCAGACACCGTCACGGTCCACCGGCTCCCCGGTACGCCGATGGTCGCCGCCGCACTCGTGGACGGCATCGGCAACACCGACGACGTGGTCGAGTTCTCCCGCACCGCCGCACAGATCGCCGCGCGCGTCGGTGCCCGCCGGGGCGCTCTCCTCGGCGTCCTCGCCGCCGCCGAGATGGCCGCCGCCCCGCCCGGCGTCCAAGTCGAAGACGGCGTCGCCGTGGTCGCCGTCACCAGCGAGGAGTCCGGGACGACGTCGATCGCGTGGACCGGCGACTCGCGCGTCTACGGATGGACCGGCACCCGGCTCGTGCAGCGGTCGACCGACCAGACCATGGGCACCTGGCTGAGGGAATGGGGCGGCACCGCCGTAACCCTTCACCGCGACGGCTGCCCGGACGAGACCGTCCCCACGGAAACGGCCGCGCTGGTACTTGACGATTACGCCCGCGCCGCTCTCGGCCGCTCTTCCATCGCGACCGTCCCCCTCTGCCAGATCACCGATGCCCTGGTCGTCCTCACCTCCGACGGCGTCCACGGCCAGATGCCCCACGACACGCTCGAAGCGCTCGTCCGGGCCCACGAAACGGATCCGCAGGCCCTCGCTGACGCCATCGTCGCCGCCGCACGCGCCGACGCTACGGGCTATCGCGACGACGCCACCGCAGCCGTCATCCGCATCACGACCTAA
- a CDS encoding YdcF family protein: MISAQAREDARLIWDYHQMGHALRPCSVAIGLGSHDLGVADAAVNLYARGMAPLLLFTGATSPTTAARMPRGEAVHYRERALELGVPVSAVLTEPRARNTGENIRFSRAVLESAGVAVSSVLMVSKPYEERRAYATARQLWPEVEVVSVSAPMTFEDYVASIGDARLVIDMLVGALQRLLIYPAQGFMVAQEVPADVMRAYERLCGAGFTSRIVPQGAH; encoded by the coding sequence GTGATCTCCGCCCAAGCACGGGAGGACGCACGGCTCATCTGGGACTACCACCAGATGGGCCATGCCCTCCGGCCTTGCTCGGTCGCCATCGGCTTGGGGAGTCACGACCTGGGCGTTGCTGACGCGGCCGTGAACCTGTACGCACGTGGCATGGCGCCGCTGCTCCTGTTCACCGGGGCCACCAGCCCTACGACGGCCGCGCGAATGCCGCGCGGCGAAGCCGTCCATTACCGGGAGCGAGCACTCGAACTCGGTGTTCCCGTGTCCGCGGTACTCACCGAACCCCGGGCCCGCAACACCGGCGAGAACATCCGCTTCTCACGAGCGGTTCTGGAGAGTGCGGGCGTTGCCGTGTCGTCCGTGCTGATGGTCAGCAAGCCGTACGAGGAGCGACGCGCGTACGCCACCGCTCGCCAGCTCTGGCCCGAGGTGGAGGTAGTGAGCGTGTCCGCGCCGATGACCTTTGAGGACTACGTCGCCTCCATCGGGGATGCCCGTCTGGTCATCGACATGCTCGTAGGCGCCCTTCAACGGCTCCTGATCTATCCCGCACAAGGATTCATGGTCGCGCAGGAAGTGCCGGCCGATGTGATGCGAGCCTACGAGCGGCTGTGCGGAGCTGGCTTCACGAGCCGGATCGTCCCTCAGGGCGCGCACTGA
- a CDS encoding DUF2637 domain-containing protein: MNGVQIRSAERALNVGTWLIVSGAMLYSVLTVTPLMAAHAPQQWRWTAPILPLVVDAAVVIVVRLDSVLARLGGEGGRWPVVLRWMTGCMTLALNTADSALKKDLVGVAVHAVAPLLLIVTAETGLAYRRAITAAVARLEAEERTEHQARERAAAERREAADRQAREEREHTAALAREQREHEARLAAEQTEREEAARRAEQAEREARERAEREDRERAERMREQQQRERERHEREAEQRHQAERLAAEQAARRQQQEAAERERRERAELLSGGPVNTKLPEDRARQIVAAASATGLPVRTAAELCGWSTGWVSARYQEQRDRAVLEGASS; this comes from the coding sequence GTGAACGGTGTTCAGATCCGTTCAGCAGAGCGGGCCCTCAACGTCGGGACATGGCTGATCGTGTCCGGGGCGATGCTCTATTCGGTCCTCACCGTCACCCCGCTCATGGCCGCCCACGCCCCCCAGCAGTGGCGGTGGACGGCGCCGATCCTCCCGCTCGTGGTGGATGCGGCGGTGGTGATCGTGGTCCGCCTGGACTCCGTTCTGGCCCGGCTCGGTGGTGAGGGCGGCAGGTGGCCCGTGGTGCTGCGGTGGATGACCGGCTGCATGACCCTCGCCCTGAACACCGCCGACTCCGCACTGAAGAAAGACCTGGTCGGAGTCGCCGTCCACGCGGTCGCGCCACTGCTGCTGATCGTCACCGCCGAGACCGGACTCGCCTACCGGCGCGCCATCACAGCCGCTGTGGCGCGGCTGGAGGCCGAGGAACGTACCGAGCACCAGGCCCGGGAGCGGGCCGCCGCCGAGCGGCGGGAAGCAGCGGACCGGCAGGCGCGTGAGGAACGCGAGCACACGGCCGCCCTGGCGCGTGAACAGCGTGAACACGAAGCCCGACTCGCCGCTGAGCAGACCGAACGGGAAGAAGCGGCCCGACGGGCCGAACAGGCTGAGCGGGAGGCCCGGGAGCGGGCCGAGCGCGAGGACCGTGAACGCGCTGAACGGATGCGTGAACAGCAGCAGCGCGAGCGTGAACGCCATGAACGCGAGGCTGAACAACGCCACCAGGCGGAGCGTCTGGCAGCCGAGCAGGCGGCCCGCCGGCAGCAGCAGGAAGCGGCCGAGCGTGAACGCCGTGAACGCGCCGAGCTGCTGTCCGGCGGCCCGGTGAACACCAAGCTGCCCGAGGACCGGGCCCGGCAGATCGTCGCCGCCGCAAGCGCCACCGGCCTGCCCGTACGCACCGCCGCCGAGCTGTGCGGCTGGTCCACCGGCTGGGTCTCCGCCCGCTACCAGGAACAGCGCGACCGCGCCGTCCTTGAAGGAGCGTCCTCGTGA
- a CDS encoding tyrosine-type recombinase/integrase — protein sequence MSPRKPNMESSIYQGSDGRWHGRVTMGVKSDGSPDRRHRTAKTEPEVRRKVKELEKLRDEKRAPKAGRVPTVAAWMDTYLTDIASLKLKPRSLDDYWSKTRNDIVPGIGRHRLDKLAPEHLEKMYRVMLDEGHAPSHVLKVHRILSRALKIAHRRRIIGENVATLVDPPTVDETEANPFTQEQAHAFLEAAAKRPTFMRWIVGVGMGFRQGETLGLRWAYVDLEAELFHPRWQLQRLTWRHGCADPHACGTRLHRFEPCPADCGTHRTYKRGCPKPCPKTCKGHASACPERKNGGLVFTRPKTKKSRNPVPIPSPFVPHLREHRARQAEARAAAGDDIWEECDAVFTRPDGRPLDPRADWEEFKELLEEAGISDRRLYDGSRHTAGTILNELGVDLVTIMEILRHTQVSQTRRYVKGRSTLSKDAMQRMGDTFFPTAEPASETKTETTSSKEARARRRRRIW from the coding sequence ATGAGCCCCCGCAAGCCGAACATGGAATCGTCCATCTACCAGGGAAGCGACGGCCGGTGGCACGGCCGCGTCACGATGGGCGTCAAGAGCGACGGAAGCCCGGACCGGCGCCACCGCACAGCCAAGACCGAGCCGGAAGTCCGCCGCAAGGTCAAAGAGCTGGAGAAGCTTCGGGACGAGAAGCGCGCGCCCAAGGCCGGACGCGTCCCGACCGTAGCGGCCTGGATGGACACCTATCTCACCGACATCGCGAGCCTGAAGCTCAAGCCGCGGTCCCTGGACGACTACTGGTCCAAGACCCGCAACGACATCGTCCCCGGCATCGGACGACACCGGCTCGACAAGCTCGCCCCGGAGCATCTGGAGAAGATGTACCGGGTCATGCTGGATGAGGGACACGCTCCTTCACATGTGCTCAAGGTGCACCGCATCCTGTCGCGGGCCCTGAAGATCGCCCACCGACGCCGGATCATCGGCGAGAACGTGGCCACGCTCGTTGATCCGCCGACGGTGGACGAGACCGAGGCCAATCCGTTCACCCAGGAGCAGGCGCACGCGTTCCTGGAGGCAGCGGCAAAACGCCCCACGTTCATGCGGTGGATCGTCGGTGTCGGCATGGGCTTCCGGCAGGGCGAGACGCTGGGGCTGCGGTGGGCGTACGTCGATCTCGAAGCCGAGCTGTTCCACCCGCGCTGGCAGCTCCAGCGGCTCACCTGGCGCCACGGCTGCGCGGACCCTCACGCCTGCGGCACCCGGCTGCACCGGTTCGAGCCCTGCCCGGCTGACTGCGGCACACACCGGACCTACAAGCGGGGCTGTCCCAAGCCCTGCCCGAAGACCTGCAAGGGGCACGCGAGCGCCTGCCCGGAGAGGAAGAACGGCGGACTGGTCTTCACCCGGCCCAAGACCAAGAAGAGCCGGAACCCCGTACCCATCCCGTCGCCGTTCGTCCCCCATCTGCGCGAGCACAGGGCCCGGCAGGCAGAAGCACGGGCCGCGGCTGGTGACGACATCTGGGAGGAGTGCGACGCCGTGTTCACGCGACCGGACGGCCGGCCGCTCGACCCCCGAGCGGACTGGGAGGAATTCAAGGAGCTCTTGGAGGAGGCGGGTATCAGCGACCGCCGTCTGTACGACGGCAGCCGTCACACCGCGGGCACGATCCTGAACGAGCTGGGAGTGGACCTGGTGACCATCATGGAAATCCTCCGGCACACCCAGGTCAGTCAGACCCGCCGCTACGTCAAGGGCCGGTCCACCCTCTCGAAGGACGCCATGCAGCGGATGGGAGACACATTCTTCCCCACCGCCGAACCCGCTTCTGAGACCAAAACTGAGACCACGAGCAGCAAGGAAGCCCGCGCCCGGCGTCGCAGGCGCATCTGGTAA
- a CDS encoding Pycsar system effector family protein, whose amino-acid sequence MSAGYDAVAAAHAEVKAEIARTDTKTSLLLAFIGAVLAGVWTVAKDARLPLAALVVGGAGIVLLLVVVGLLLFAVRPNLGGRHGFPRWAAESADEIGEGLRVDTRCADIAGLSRLAVVKYTRLRRAIDLIGTAMVLLTAAGVIAIGGAA is encoded by the coding sequence GTGAGTGCCGGGTATGACGCGGTGGCTGCCGCGCACGCCGAGGTGAAGGCAGAAATCGCCCGCACGGATACCAAGACCAGTCTTCTGCTGGCGTTCATCGGCGCGGTACTGGCCGGGGTGTGGACGGTCGCGAAGGACGCCCGCCTGCCGCTGGCGGCCCTGGTGGTCGGCGGAGCCGGGATTGTCCTGCTGCTCGTGGTGGTGGGGCTGTTGCTGTTCGCGGTCCGCCCGAACCTGGGCGGCCGTCACGGTTTCCCCCGGTGGGCGGCCGAGTCGGCCGATGAGATCGGCGAGGGCCTGCGGGTGGATACCCGGTGTGCGGACATTGCCGGACTGTCCCGTCTCGCAGTGGTGAAGTACACCCGGCTGCGGCGGGCGATCGACCTGATCGGCACGGCCATGGTGCTCCTGACGGCCGCTGGCGTGATCGCGATCGGCGGTGCGGCATGA
- a CDS encoding NAD(P)/FAD-dependent oxidoreductase encodes MSTTGRTDTVNGGISFWYAQDGIAAPREPLPGDATADVCIVGGGYTGLWTAYYLKKAVPFLNITVLEAAFCGYGASGRNGGWLYNGIAGRDRYARRHGHEPAVRLQRAMNESVTEVIDVCAAEGIDADVHRGGVLEVARSPAQSARLRAYHSVELAFGETDRVLLGARDTADRIRVAGAVASTWTPHGARVHPVKLVKGLAAAVEALGVTVHESTPVTEIRPKHAVTPYGTVRAPYVLRCTEGFTAGIKGQRRAWLPMNSSMIATEPLAPEFWESTGWSGRETLGDMAHAYVYAQRTADDRIAIGGRGVPYRYGSRTDNDGRTQPATIAALHEILLQFFPQAARARIDHAWSGVLGVPRDWCATVTLDRATGLGWAGGYVGSGVTTANLAARTLRDLIQQDSGQGGPTELTSLPWVGHKVRKWEPEPLRWLGVQALYAAYRGADRREAAARSAETDRVAKLADRVSGRH; translated from the coding sequence ATGAGCACGACGGGCAGAACAGACACGGTCAACGGCGGTATCTCGTTCTGGTACGCGCAGGACGGAATCGCCGCGCCCCGCGAACCCCTGCCGGGCGACGCGACGGCGGATGTCTGCATCGTCGGCGGCGGCTACACCGGCCTGTGGACCGCGTACTACCTGAAGAAGGCGGTGCCGTTCCTCAACATCACCGTCCTGGAGGCCGCGTTCTGCGGCTACGGCGCCTCCGGCCGTAACGGCGGCTGGCTGTACAACGGAATCGCGGGCCGCGACCGTTACGCCCGCCGGCACGGCCACGAGCCCGCCGTCCGCCTCCAGCGGGCCATGAACGAATCCGTCACCGAGGTCATCGACGTCTGCGCCGCCGAGGGCATCGACGCGGACGTCCACCGGGGCGGCGTCCTGGAAGTCGCCCGCTCCCCCGCCCAGTCGGCGCGGCTGCGCGCGTACCACTCGGTGGAACTCGCCTTCGGCGAGACGGACCGGGTGCTGCTGGGCGCCCGTGACACCGCGGACCGGATCCGGGTCGCCGGGGCGGTCGCCTCGACCTGGACCCCGCACGGCGCCCGGGTGCATCCGGTGAAGCTGGTGAAGGGCCTGGCGGCGGCCGTGGAGGCGCTCGGGGTCACCGTCCACGAGTCCACCCCGGTCACCGAGATCCGGCCCAAGCACGCGGTCACCCCGTACGGAACGGTCCGCGCGCCCTATGTCCTGCGCTGTACGGAGGGGTTCACGGCGGGCATCAAGGGGCAGCGGCGCGCCTGGCTGCCGATGAACTCGTCGATGATCGCCACCGAACCACTGGCCCCGGAGTTCTGGGAGTCGACCGGCTGGTCGGGCCGGGAGACACTCGGCGATATGGCGCACGCGTATGTGTACGCGCAGCGGACGGCGGACGACCGGATCGCGATCGGCGGGCGCGGGGTGCCGTACCGCTACGGCTCACGCACCGACAACGACGGCCGCACCCAGCCGGCGACGATCGCCGCACTGCACGAGATCCTGCTCCAGTTCTTCCCGCAGGCGGCCCGGGCCCGGATCGACCACGCCTGGTCGGGGGTGCTGGGCGTACCGCGCGACTGGTGCGCGACGGTCACCCTGGACCGGGCCACCGGCCTCGGCTGGGCGGGCGGCTATGTCGGCTCCGGGGTCACGACGGCCAATCTCGCCGCCCGTACGCTGCGGGATCTCATCCAGCAGGATTCGGGCCAGGGCGGGCCGACGGAGCTGACGTCACTGCCGTGGGTGGGCCACAAGGTCCGCAAGTGGGAGCCGGAGCCGCTGCGGTGGCTGGGGGTCCAGGCGCTGTACGCGGCGTACCGGGGCGCGGACCGGCGCGAGGCGGCGGCGCGCTCGGCGGAGACGGACCGGGTGGCGAAGCTGGCGGACCGGGTGTCGGGCCGCCACTGA